The proteins below are encoded in one region of Populus alba chromosome 2, ASM523922v2, whole genome shotgun sequence:
- the LOC118042663 gene encoding galactolipase DONGLE, chloroplastic, producing the protein MASKVFMPNIPSKNHVAYSGSMVPRSHSSRQLCLPKKRADTTTSRSQSHVSSFITPAMSTGLAKTSSSSSTSSSGLAHMWREVQGCNNWDGLVEPLHPFLRQEIIRYGEFVTACYEAFDLNPKSKRYLTCKYGKKNLFREVGMGNSDYEVTKYIYATPDVNIPIQNEPSCGRWIGYVAVSSDDAVRRLGRRDIVITFRGTVTNPEWISNLMSSLAPARLDPNNPRPEVKVESGFLSLYTSNESDNKFGQGSCREQLLSEVSRLLNRYKGEELSISLAGHSMGSSLALLLAYDIAELGLNRLDPKLDVPVTVFSFGGPRVGNSSFKERCEELGVKVLRIANVNDPITKLPGVLLNENLRVFGGRYEFPWSCSCYEHVGVEIALDFFNMQNPSCVHDLGSYISLLKCLKRDQAPQKDEENLFNRARESILSRAQNINMEPLKNAASNVVNLVQSPRTEFLMDETILGLILNSFALYILL; encoded by the coding sequence ATGGCTTCTAAAGTTTTTATGCCAAACATTCCAAGTAAGAATCATGTTGCATATTCAGGGAGCATGGTTCCCCGGTCTCATTCTTCTAGGCAGCTTTGTTTGCCCAAGAAGAGGGCTGACACCACTACTTCTAGATCACAGTCGcatgtttcttcttttataaCACCAGCCATGTCAACAGGATTAGCCAAGACTAGCTCTAGTTCTAGCACTAGCAGTTCTGGTTTGGCTCACATGTGGAGAGAGGTTCAAGGATGCAACAACTGGGACGGCCTTGTCGAACCCTTGCACCCTTTTCTCCGGCAAGAGATAATTCGATATGGGGAGTTTGTCACTGCCTGTTATGAGGCCTTTGACCTCAACCCTAAATCCAAAAGATATTTGACTTGCAAGTACGGGAAGAAGAACTTGTTTAGAGAGGTTGGAATGGGAAATTCCGATTACGAAGTCACCAAGTACATATACGCCACTCCGGATGTCAACATTCCGATCCAAAATGAACCCTCTTGCGGGCGGTGGATTGGATATGTTGCTGTGTCTTCAGATGATGCGGTTAGGAGACTTGGGAGGAGAGACATAGTCATTACATTTCGAGGAACAGTAACAAACCCGGAGTGGATATCAAATCTCATGAGCTCACTGGCACCAGCAAGGCTAGACCCCAACAATCCACGCCCAGAAGTGAAAGTAGAGTCTGGTTTTTTGAGTTTGTACACTTCAAATGAAAGTGATAACAAGTTCGGACAAGGAAGTTGCCGCGAACAGCTTCTCTCCGAAGTATCAAGGCTCTTAAACAGGTACAAAGGTGAGGAACTTAGCATTTCCTTGGCAGGGCATAGTATGGGAAGTTCACTGGCTCTTCTCCTTGCTTATGATATTGCCGAGCTTGGATTGAACAGGCTCGACCCGAAACTGGACGTACCAGTAACGGTTTTTTCATTTGGAGGACCAAGAGTAGGAAACTCCAGCTTCAAGGAGAGATGTGAGGAATTGGGGGTAAAAGTTTTGAGAATTGCAAATGTTAATGATCCCATCACAAAGTTACCAGGGGTTCTTCTCAACGAAAACCTTAGGGTTTTTGGAGGGAGATATGAGTTTCCATGGAGCTGTTCATGTTATGAACATGTGGGTGTTGAAATAGCGCTAGACTTCTTCAACATGCAAAACCCTTCATGTGTTCATGACTTGGGATCATATATCAGCTTACTCAAATGTCTGAAGAGAGATCAGGCGCCTCAAAAGGATGAAGAAAATCTTTTCAATCGAGCAAGGGAATCGATATTAAGTAGGGCTCAAAATATTAACATGGAGCCCTTGAAAAATGCTGCAAGCAATGTTGTAAACTTGGTTCAGTCTCCCAGGACTGAATTCTTGATGGATGAAACAATCTTAGGGTTGATATTGAACTCCTTTGCCTTGTATATTCTTTTATAG